In Rubrivirga marina, the following are encoded in one genomic region:
- a CDS encoding TonB-dependent receptor, which yields MPLMNATRRLRSASLFVLFLALSGVAAAQSGRVVGTVTEGGGNTLPGANVVVAGTTIGAATDVNGRFTIVGAPAGEQTIVASFVGFQSDSAQVTVPAGGEVEVDLSLSYGDGGIQIEITGQALGQQTAINEQLNAQTITNVVSAERIRELPDENAATAVSRLPGVSLQNGDQIVVRGIEAKYNTITVNGIQLPSTTTDRSTSLGFISSNMLAGIEVSKAVTPAMDANSIGGNVNLRLQEAPEGLHFDTMLQGDYNDQDNTADNYRAWASVSNRFLGERLGVFVQGNARRFNGGGDIGSATWAPLPQADVVGGRRPYGIQQYNFQDQVNVDEEVGGSLLLDFRLPGGKLILQNAYSAEEFDNATLTDRLLLESGNRTFLLNRTVGSRFLLVNSLQGEHLFERFGIDWSLSHSRSRREDDLGYQIDFAGTGYFEGQRLENWTSEEQIFDIEFLSTGSPGGVNEGITTYEDFGERRLAGALNLTVPVTVGLVTGEFKGGGKYTQLDRDRDLLQYYRRLADSGENSGAAEFLRSIGLDPTPSLQLQPFLDPDYDEGRGQYFLSGRRAFSGALNIEYLDRYFRDAQTGWPTPAVAQSNRFDYTANEEIAAGYLMADLDFGRFLNLLGGVRYENFSFGNTAPFVNQTLYDGQGAVFDTVSVDRSIGQWFPNIQAQIRPTDWFDIRLAYTKTTSRPDYQSLLASSWVNQGSDGAAGNPNLLPTISDNYDAYLSFHNNRIGLFTVGVFAKNLSNVIRGVSIQRQTLDLFEGTFWAPVAIGYPTCDDGRVRRSCEDVDGNGSPDGQAVPDINPVGLISTFVNNPDDALLTGFEVDWQTNFWYLPGVLRSIVFNVNYTRLNSEMDYQSIFLERTGPFSPQVQVDTVRTGRLFQQGEDVLNVALGADIGGFSGRVSFRYQGDILVGLDQRDPALDTFAEPRYGWDFSLRQRLPIDGLSLFLNGVNLSHPAQNNNRSLVVGPDAEAPSNAITQIAYYPRRFQLGLRYGL from the coding sequence ATGCCTCTCATGAACGCGACCCGCCGACTCCGATCCGCGTCGCTCTTCGTCCTGTTCCTCGCGCTCTCCGGCGTCGCTGCGGCCCAGTCGGGTCGCGTCGTGGGGACCGTCACGGAAGGCGGCGGCAACACTCTCCCCGGCGCCAACGTCGTCGTCGCCGGCACGACGATCGGCGCGGCGACTGACGTCAACGGCCGGTTTACGATCGTCGGGGCGCCCGCGGGCGAGCAGACCATCGTGGCCTCGTTCGTCGGGTTCCAGAGCGACTCCGCCCAGGTGACCGTCCCGGCCGGCGGCGAGGTCGAGGTCGACCTCTCGCTCTCGTACGGCGACGGCGGCATCCAGATCGAGATCACGGGCCAGGCGCTCGGCCAGCAGACGGCCATCAACGAGCAGCTCAACGCGCAGACCATCACGAACGTCGTGTCGGCGGAGCGCATCCGGGAGCTGCCTGACGAGAACGCGGCCACGGCCGTGAGCCGGCTCCCGGGCGTCTCGCTCCAGAACGGCGACCAGATCGTCGTCCGCGGCATCGAGGCCAAGTACAACACGATCACCGTCAACGGCATTCAGCTCCCGTCGACGACGACGGACCGCTCAACGAGCCTCGGCTTCATCTCGTCGAACATGCTCGCGGGCATCGAGGTGTCCAAGGCCGTCACGCCGGCCATGGACGCCAACTCGATCGGCGGCAACGTGAACCTCCGGCTCCAGGAGGCGCCCGAGGGGCTCCACTTCGACACGATGCTGCAGGGCGACTACAACGACCAGGACAACACGGCCGACAACTACCGAGCCTGGGCCAGCGTCAGCAACCGGTTCCTCGGCGAGCGCCTCGGCGTGTTCGTCCAAGGCAACGCCCGCCGGTTCAACGGCGGCGGCGACATCGGCTCGGCCACGTGGGCCCCGCTCCCGCAGGCCGACGTCGTCGGCGGTCGCCGGCCGTACGGGATCCAGCAGTACAACTTCCAGGACCAGGTCAACGTCGACGAAGAGGTGGGAGGGAGCCTCCTCCTCGACTTCCGCCTCCCGGGCGGCAAGCTCATCCTTCAGAACGCGTACTCGGCGGAGGAATTCGACAACGCGACGCTCACGGACCGCCTTCTCCTCGAGTCGGGGAACCGGACGTTCCTCCTCAACCGGACCGTCGGGAGCCGCTTCCTCCTCGTGAACTCGCTCCAGGGCGAGCACCTGTTCGAGCGGTTCGGTATCGACTGGTCCCTCTCGCACTCGCGGAGCCGCCGGGAGGACGACCTGGGGTACCAGATCGACTTTGCCGGGACGGGCTACTTCGAGGGGCAGCGGCTCGAGAACTGGACCTCCGAGGAGCAGATCTTCGACATCGAGTTCCTGAGCACAGGCTCTCCAGGCGGCGTCAATGAGGGGATTACGACCTACGAGGACTTCGGCGAGCGCCGTCTCGCGGGGGCCCTCAACCTGACGGTCCCCGTCACGGTCGGCCTCGTCACGGGCGAGTTCAAGGGCGGCGGCAAGTACACCCAACTCGACCGGGACCGGGACCTGCTCCAGTACTACCGTCGCCTCGCCGACTCCGGCGAGAACAGCGGGGCGGCCGAGTTCCTCCGCAGCATCGGCCTCGACCCCACGCCGTCGCTCCAGCTCCAGCCGTTCCTCGACCCCGACTACGACGAGGGGCGTGGGCAGTACTTCCTCAGCGGTCGCCGGGCGTTCTCAGGCGCGCTCAACATTGAGTACCTCGACCGGTACTTCCGCGACGCCCAGACCGGGTGGCCCACGCCGGCCGTGGCCCAGTCCAACCGCTTCGACTACACCGCGAACGAGGAGATCGCCGCCGGGTACCTCATGGCCGACCTCGACTTCGGCCGGTTCCTGAACCTCCTGGGCGGCGTCCGATACGAGAACTTCAGCTTCGGCAACACGGCCCCGTTCGTCAACCAGACGCTGTATGACGGGCAGGGCGCCGTGTTCGACACGGTGAGCGTCGATCGCTCGATCGGGCAGTGGTTCCCCAACATCCAGGCTCAGATCCGCCCGACGGATTGGTTCGACATCCGGCTCGCGTACACCAAGACGACCTCGCGCCCGGACTACCAGTCGCTCCTCGCCAGCTCCTGGGTCAACCAGGGCAGCGACGGCGCGGCCGGCAACCCGAACCTCCTCCCGACGATCTCGGACAACTACGACGCCTACCTCTCCTTCCACAACAACCGGATCGGGCTCTTCACGGTCGGCGTGTTCGCGAAGAACCTCTCGAACGTGATCCGCGGCGTGAGCATCCAGCGCCAGACGCTCGACCTGTTCGAGGGGACCTTCTGGGCGCCGGTCGCCATCGGGTACCCGACGTGTGACGACGGCCGCGTCCGCCGGTCCTGCGAAGACGTGGATGGCAACGGGTCCCCCGACGGCCAGGCCGTGCCGGACATCAACCCGGTCGGTCTGATCTCGACCTTCGTGAACAACCCGGACGACGCCCTGCTCACCGGCTTCGAGGTCGACTGGCAGACCAACTTCTGGTACCTCCCGGGCGTGCTCCGGAGCATCGTGTTCAACGTGAACTACACGCGGCTGAACTCCGAGATGGACTACCAGTCGATCTTCCTCGAGCGGACCGGGCCGTTCTCGCCCCAGGTCCAGGTCGACACGGTCCGGACGGGCCGCCTCTTCCAGCAGGGCGAGGACGTCTTGAACGTCGCGCTCGGCGCCGACATCGGCGGGTTCTCCGGCCGCGTCTCGTTCCGCTACCAGGGCGACATCCTCGTCGGGCTGGACCAGCGCGACCCGGCGCTCGACACGTTCGCCGAGCCGCGTTACGGCTGGGACTTCTCGCTCCGCCAGCGGCTCCCGATCGACGGGCTCTCGCTGTTCCTCAACGGGGTGAACCTGAGCCACCCGGCCCAGAACAACAACCGGAGCCTCGTGGTGGGGCCCGACGCCGAGGCCCCGTCGAACGCCATCACTCAGATCGCTTACTACCCGCGCCGATTCCAACTCGGCCTCCGATACGGCCTGTAG